One stretch of Natrinema salaciae DNA includes these proteins:
- a CDS encoding HalOD1 output domain-containing protein, with translation MHPALATALARIAAREGCAPTALPPLSEAEAVDPEALTAILESNPTVTVRFEYAGYRIVLGPGPDAVTVIDRDR, from the coding sequence CACCCAGCACTCGCCACGGCACTCGCACGTATCGCGGCCCGTGAGGGCTGTGCTCCGACGGCCTTGCCACCGCTGTCCGAGGCCGAGGCCGTCGACCCCGAGGCCCTCACCGCGATCCTCGAGTCGAATCCGACCGTCACCGTCCGCTTCGAGTACGCGGGCTACCGCATCGTGCTCGGTCCCGGACCCGACGCGGTAACGGTGATCGATCGGGATCGGTGA
- a CDS encoding anthranilate synthase component II: MLVVDNYDSFAYNLVQYVGELADEVLVRRNDELDLAGVRDLEPTGIVVSPGPGTPQAAGISIPLFAETELPILGVCLGHQALCAANGAPVVHAPEVVHGKPSTIGHDGTGLFEGLPDAFQVGRYHSLTVDRADLPAVLEETARTADERGVLMAVRHREKPHVGVQFHPESILTREHEDAADGDGISLSVGKRMIANFCRFAARVDA, from the coding sequence ATGCTCGTCGTGGACAACTACGACTCGTTCGCGTACAACCTCGTCCAGTACGTGGGGGAACTCGCGGACGAGGTGCTCGTCCGGCGCAACGACGAGCTCGACCTCGCGGGCGTTCGCGACCTCGAGCCGACCGGCATCGTCGTCTCGCCGGGGCCGGGAACGCCCCAGGCGGCGGGGATCTCGATCCCGCTGTTCGCGGAGACCGAACTCCCGATTCTGGGGGTCTGTCTCGGTCATCAGGCGCTGTGCGCGGCCAACGGCGCGCCGGTCGTCCACGCGCCCGAGGTGGTCCACGGGAAGCCCTCGACGATCGGCCACGACGGCACGGGACTGTTCGAGGGGCTCCCCGACGCGTTTCAGGTCGGCCGCTACCACTCGCTGACGGTCGACCGGGCGGATCTGCCCGCCGTCCTCGAGGAGACCGCGCGGACGGCCGACGAGCGCGGCGTCCTGATGGCGGTTCGACACCGCGAGAAGCCCCACGTCGGCGTCCAGTTCCACCCCGAGAGCATTCTCACGCGCGAGCACGAGGACGCCGCGGACGGCGACGGCATCTCGCTGTCGGTCGGCAAGCGGATGATCGCGAACTTCTGTCGGTTCGCCGCTCGAGTCGACGCGTGA
- the pabB gene encoding aminodeoxychorismate synthase, component I translates to MSDPRVVTTLDSFRAAARDRERGGPDAEPAASTRGLRVPVEARATVDDPFLAYRRVRGDGDGTAFLETTGGQPGWGYFGVNPVDRLTVGPDAVRRDRGDDRSPTLAALEGLLAGDRLARGDCDVPYPCGAVGWLSYDVARELETLPDSAVDDRGLPRLEVAVYDRLVAWTEPTDGDVTVRVTACPRVGGGTEPTDADLEAAYERGRERALELAGAVLDGDRDPEGGEPPVSTPAATFESECGRAAFADRVRRVKEYVREGDTFQANVSQRLVAPAAVHPVAAYDALRRVNPAPYSCLLEFRAADLVSASPELLLERDGEFVRTEPIAGTRPRGETPAADAALEDDLLTDEKERAEHAMLVDLERNDLGKVCEYGSVTVDEYRRIDRYSEVMHLVSNVTGRLRPDATLSDAVAAVFPGGTITGAPKPRTMEIIDELEATRRGPYTGSVGIFGFDGRATLNIVIRTLVRHADEYHLRVGAGIVHDSDPAREYDETLDKARALIAAVDDALGERADLGLESDAEVKSERADGGESGD, encoded by the coding sequence ATGAGCGATCCCCGCGTCGTGACGACGCTGGACTCGTTTCGCGCCGCCGCTCGCGATCGCGAGCGGGGCGGGCCCGACGCGGAGCCCGCCGCGTCGACGCGCGGGCTCCGGGTTCCCGTCGAAGCCCGCGCGACCGTCGACGATCCCTTCCTCGCCTATCGACGGGTGCGCGGCGACGGCGACGGTACCGCTTTTCTCGAGACGACCGGCGGCCAGCCCGGCTGGGGCTACTTCGGCGTCAACCCCGTCGATCGGCTCACCGTCGGTCCCGACGCGGTCCGACGGGACCGTGGCGACGACCGCTCGCCGACGCTGGCCGCACTCGAGGGGCTGCTCGCGGGCGACCGGCTCGCGCGCGGCGACTGTGACGTGCCCTACCCCTGCGGGGCCGTCGGCTGGCTCTCCTACGACGTCGCGCGCGAACTCGAGACGCTGCCCGACTCGGCCGTCGACGATCGCGGGCTACCCCGACTCGAGGTCGCGGTCTACGACCGGCTCGTCGCCTGGACGGAGCCGACCGACGGCGACGTGACGGTGCGGGTCACGGCCTGTCCGCGGGTCGGCGGCGGGACGGAGCCGACCGACGCGGACCTCGAAGCCGCCTACGAGCGCGGCCGCGAGCGGGCGCTCGAGCTCGCCGGGGCCGTCCTCGACGGGGACCGGGACCCCGAGGGCGGCGAGCCGCCCGTCTCGACTCCGGCGGCGACGTTCGAGAGCGAGTGCGGGCGGGCGGCGTTCGCCGACCGGGTGCGTCGAGTCAAGGAGTACGTCCGCGAGGGGGACACCTTTCAGGCGAACGTCTCCCAGCGACTGGTCGCGCCCGCCGCGGTCCACCCGGTCGCCGCCTACGACGCCCTCCGGCGGGTCAACCCGGCACCGTACTCGTGTCTGCTCGAGTTCCGTGCGGCGGACCTGGTGAGCGCCAGTCCGGAACTGCTGTTGGAGCGCGACGGCGAGTTCGTTCGGACGGAACCGATCGCGGGCACTCGCCCGCGCGGCGAGACGCCCGCGGCGGACGCCGCGCTCGAGGACGACCTGCTCACCGACGAGAAGGAACGCGCCGAGCACGCGATGCTGGTCGACCTAGAGCGCAACGATCTCGGGAAAGTCTGCGAGTACGGCTCGGTCACCGTCGACGAGTACCGGCGGATCGACCGCTACTCCGAGGTCATGCACCTCGTGTCGAACGTCACCGGGCGGCTTCGACCGGATGCGACGCTCTCCGACGCCGTCGCCGCGGTCTTCCCCGGCGGCACGATCACCGGCGCGCCGAAGCCGCGGACGATGGAGATCATCGACGAACTCGAGGCGACCCGCCGCGGTCCCTACACGGGCAGCGTCGGCATCTTCGGGTTCGACGGCCGGGCCACCCTCAACATCGTCATCCGGACGCTCGTCCGTCACGCCGACGAGTACCACCTGCGGGTCGGCGCGGGGATCGTCCACGACTCCGACCCCGCCCGCGAGTACGACGAGACCCTCGACAAGGCCCGCGCCCTCATCGCGGCGGTCGACGACGCGCTCGGCGAGCGGGCCGACCTGGGGCTCGAGTCGGACGCCGAAGTGAAGTCGGAGCGGGCCGACGGGGGTGAATCCGGTGACTGA
- a CDS encoding helix-hairpin-helix domain-containing protein codes for MAILQKLKSLLGFGGSDSERGGAREVGVTVEREGSTDEGADVESDRDETNHGSDPAGAGSAAEPPQSAASGTSAAGSTESMTEPTDTPEAAAEPAEAAGPDTEDAAPTAEKTPDRPAADVSVDEAEADADAATESEPEPESESEPESESEPEPESESVDTDSATDESDSEEPTDESEAREAVDDSEAAATEPESADEADETNQEPVDSIKGIGPAYADRLAAAGVDTVGELAAAEAAELADQTDISEKRIQGWIDRAEVR; via the coding sequence ATGGCAATCCTCCAGAAGCTGAAGTCCCTGTTGGGGTTCGGCGGGTCGGACTCCGAGCGCGGGGGCGCTCGAGAGGTCGGGGTAACGGTCGAACGGGAAGGCTCGACGGACGAGGGAGCCGACGTCGAGTCCGACCGAGACGAGACGAACCACGGGAGCGACCCCGCCGGAGCCGGCAGCGCTGCCGAGCCGCCGCAGTCGGCCGCGAGCGGCACGAGCGCCGCGGGGTCGACGGAGTCGATGACGGAGCCGACTGACACTCCGGAAGCGGCCGCCGAGCCGGCGGAAGCGGCCGGACCGGATACCGAAGACGCCGCGCCGACGGCGGAGAAGACGCCCGATCGGCCGGCAGCGGACGTGTCCGTCGACGAGGCCGAAGCGGACGCCGACGCGGCGACCGAGTCGGAGCCCGAGCCCGAGTCGGAATCCGAGCCCGAGTCGGAGTCGGAGCCCGAACCCGAGTCGGAGTCGGTCGACACCGATTCGGCCACCGATGAATCCGATAGCGAGGAGCCGACGGACGAGTCCGAAGCGCGCGAGGCGGTCGACGACTCCGAGGCCGCGGCCACCGAACCCGAATCCGCGGACGAGGCCGACGAGACCAACCAGGAACCGGTCGACTCGATCAAGGGAATCGGCCCGGCCTACGCCGACCGGCTCGCCGCTGCGGGCGTCGACACCGTCGGCGAACTGGCCGCCGCGGAGGCCGCCGAACTGGCCGACCAGACCGATATCTCCGAGAAGCGCATCCAGGGCTGGATCGACCGCGCCGAAGTCCGATAG
- a CDS encoding shikimate dehydrogenase, giving the protein MDVYGLLGNPVGHSLSPPMHEAAYDELGLEARYVTFEPDEDDLTDAIGGADALGIAGLNVTIPFKQAALEIVAPEDLATRIGAVNTIDFSGSGPPTGYNTDAVGALRALRDHEVDVEGAHAVVVGAGGAGRAIAFGLADAGATVAIANRTEQKARALADEVPRATGHGLADLEELVGNADVLVNATSVGMEEDATPVPADALHGELAVLDAVYRPLETRLLRDAADAGATTVDGAWMLLYQGVEAFEIWTGRDAPVGVMNEALRSRL; this is encoded by the coding sequence ATGGACGTATACGGTCTGCTCGGCAACCCGGTCGGCCACTCGCTGTCGCCGCCGATGCACGAGGCGGCCTACGACGAACTCGGACTCGAGGCGCGCTACGTGACCTTCGAGCCCGACGAAGACGACCTCACGGACGCGATCGGCGGCGCCGACGCGCTCGGGATCGCGGGGTTGAACGTGACGATCCCGTTCAAGCAAGCGGCCCTCGAGATCGTCGCGCCCGAGGATCTGGCGACCCGGATCGGCGCGGTCAACACGATCGACTTCTCGGGCTCGGGGCCGCCGACGGGGTACAACACCGACGCCGTCGGCGCATTGCGCGCGCTGCGCGACCACGAGGTCGACGTCGAGGGTGCGCACGCGGTCGTCGTCGGAGCCGGCGGTGCCGGCCGCGCGATCGCGTTCGGCCTCGCGGACGCCGGCGCGACGGTCGCGATCGCCAACCGAACCGAGCAAAAAGCCCGCGCCCTCGCCGACGAGGTCCCCCGGGCGACCGGACACGGCCTCGCGGACCTCGAGGAGCTGGTGGGCAACGCCGACGTGCTGGTCAACGCGACCAGCGTGGGCATGGAAGAGGACGCGACGCCGGTTCCGGCCGACGCGCTCCACGGCGAGCTGGCCGTCCTGGACGCGGTCTACCGACCGCTCGAGACGCGGCTGTTGCGCGACGCCGCCGACGCGGGGGCGACGACCGTCGACGGCGCGTGGATGCTCCTCTATCAGGGCGTCGAGGCGTTCGAGATCTGGACCGGTCGGGACGCGCCGGTCGGCGTCATGAACGAGGCGCTCCGATCTCGCCTGTGA
- a CDS encoding calcium/sodium antiporter, translating to MLSGTPLFLLLLAGGIVALYGGAELLVAGAGRLALGIGLRAATVGVTVIAFATTAPELFVSTIGALNVSSDIGLGTIVGSNIANIGLVLGVSALIKPLPISDRVMRRHVPVMILAAILLVALGANGRIGRLEGAIFLVVLAAFTAFLLYYVNADSAPVVDDPDAGSGASVRDVALVVGGLIALVVGSRWLVAGGTGLLSALGVSDLVIGLTVLALGTSLPELAASVVGAIRGETAFAIGNVVGSNIYNVLAVLGVVALITPIEITTSTLRFELPVMIAFTVLLVAMMGHGRRLTRLDGAGLVVGYAVFVYLLV from the coding sequence ATGCTCTCCGGAACGCCGCTGTTTCTCCTCCTGCTTGCGGGCGGGATCGTCGCCCTCTACGGTGGTGCCGAGCTGCTGGTCGCGGGCGCGGGACGGTTGGCGCTCGGAATCGGACTCCGGGCGGCGACCGTCGGCGTGACGGTGATCGCGTTCGCGACGACCGCTCCGGAACTGTTCGTCTCGACGATCGGCGCGCTGAACGTCTCGAGCGACATCGGACTGGGAACGATCGTCGGCTCGAACATCGCGAACATCGGGCTGGTCCTCGGCGTTTCCGCGCTGATCAAACCGCTGCCGATCAGCGACCGGGTCATGCGCCGGCACGTTCCTGTGATGATCCTCGCCGCGATCCTCCTCGTCGCGCTGGGTGCGAACGGTCGCATCGGCCGCCTCGAGGGGGCGATCTTTCTGGTGGTGCTCGCCGCCTTCACGGCCTTCCTGCTCTACTACGTCAACGCGGATTCCGCGCCGGTCGTCGACGATCCCGACGCCGGCTCGGGTGCGTCGGTGCGGGACGTCGCGCTCGTGGTCGGTGGCCTCATCGCGCTCGTCGTGGGCTCGCGGTGGCTCGTCGCCGGCGGTACGGGACTGCTGTCGGCGCTCGGCGTGTCGGACCTCGTCATCGGGCTGACGGTGCTCGCGCTGGGGACGTCGCTGCCGGAACTGGCGGCCTCGGTCGTCGGTGCCATCCGCGGCGAGACCGCGTTCGCCATCGGTAACGTCGTCGGCTCGAACATCTACAACGTCCTCGCGGTGCTGGGGGTCGTCGCCCTGATCACGCCGATCGAGATCACGACGAGCACGCTCCGGTTCGAACTGCCGGTCATGATCGCCTTTACCGTCCTGCTGGTCGCGATGATGGGGCACGGCCGCCGGCTGACGCGACTCGACGGTGCGGGACTCGTCGTCGGCTACGCCGTCTTCGTTTACCTGTTGGTCTAG
- a CDS encoding DUF7344 domain-containing protein, protein MSSPPDTETTTIAADVLAEPRRRYLLATLLDREGAPSSGPPPTARPVSVATLATEVATAECDRPIVTDDQCEEIHITLVHNHIPRLVDIGVLRRDTDGDATTVTLRDHPMLAADWVRTLLADPTGEGFAADEATLNRTLEALSDARRRTVCTALATQRGAVDVRDLAAMVVERESGDGTGLVDVTETDCASVATTLVHKHLPALASAGLVAHDDAENRVELATDAPQWQADWVLDGPLAAVGDLVPAREFRERPDESIRNETGADAPAANERREAEATSTGPCRTIEGRETVIAAGHDIADSADEELFLTIPDAELLQRTCLERWRDAADRGVDVYVGSDSPRVRDTVRSAIPSATVCEPQLDWLNLPIERGNHGRVFFADRETAMLVTVDDSRSDENGEPRVGAITGHGRENALVSLVREHMGPRLDRLTAEHDARDETPLQI, encoded by the coding sequence ATGAGTTCACCCCCGGACACCGAGACGACAACGATTGCGGCGGACGTCCTCGCGGAACCGCGGCGGCGATACCTGCTCGCGACGCTGCTCGACCGCGAGGGCGCGCCATCGTCCGGTCCCCCGCCGACCGCGCGGCCGGTGTCGGTCGCGACGCTCGCGACGGAGGTCGCCACCGCGGAGTGTGACCGCCCGATCGTTACCGACGACCAGTGTGAGGAGATCCACATCACGCTGGTCCACAACCACATCCCGCGGCTGGTCGACATCGGCGTGTTGCGCCGTGACACCGACGGAGACGCGACGACGGTCACACTCCGCGACCACCCGATGCTGGCCGCCGACTGGGTCCGGACGCTCCTCGCGGACCCGACCGGCGAGGGGTTCGCCGCCGACGAAGCGACGCTGAACCGGACGCTCGAGGCACTTTCCGACGCTCGACGCCGGACCGTCTGTACCGCGCTCGCGACGCAGCGCGGCGCGGTCGACGTCCGCGATCTCGCGGCGATGGTCGTCGAGCGGGAGAGCGGCGACGGGACGGGACTGGTCGACGTCACCGAGACAGACTGCGCGTCCGTCGCCACGACGCTCGTCCACAAGCACCTCCCCGCGCTCGCGAGCGCGGGTCTCGTGGCGCACGACGACGCGGAAAACCGGGTCGAACTCGCGACCGATGCGCCGCAGTGGCAGGCCGACTGGGTGCTCGATGGACCGCTCGCGGCCGTCGGCGATCTCGTTCCCGCTCGCGAGTTTCGGGAACGTCCCGACGAGTCGATTCGAAACGAGACGGGGGCGGACGCACCGGCTGCCAACGAGAGACGGGAGGCGGAAGCGACATCCACCGGGCCCTGTCGGACGATCGAGGGTCGGGAAACCGTCATCGCCGCGGGACACGACATCGCCGACAGCGCCGACGAGGAACTGTTCCTGACGATTCCCGACGCGGAGTTGCTCCAACGGACGTGTCTCGAGCGCTGGCGCGACGCGGCCGACCGGGGGGTCGACGTGTACGTCGGGTCGGACTCGCCGCGGGTTCGCGACACCGTCCGATCGGCGATTCCGAGCGCGACGGTCTGTGAACCGCAACTCGACTGGCTCAACCTGCCGATCGAACGGGGGAATCACGGGCGCGTCTTCTTCGCCGATCGGGAGACGGCCATGCTCGTGACGGTCGACGACTCCCGCTCGGACGAGAACGGCGAGCCGCGAGTGGGTGCGATCACCGGTCACGGACGGGAGAACGCGCTGGTCTCGCTCGTCCGCGAACACATGGGACCGCGCCTCGACCGGCTCACGGCCGAACACGACGCTCGAGACGAAACGCCCCTGCAAATCTGA
- a CDS encoding PAS domain S-box protein: protein MSDNSSDRIDSPNDVNRHAENCEEAIDCLDIGELSELVDTYAGTVFDRDGRITAWNDGARDLTGYDADEIVGSHYRTFFPAAARDTDRPSRLLERARSEGAVETDGRRVRSDGSRFWVHELIAPIREGGAIGTPADRADELAGYVWFVYDRTEDRERERKLREEKAFAESVFDAQPDVVYAFDADENYLEWNDRVPEVTGYTDAELAEMAPLEFVAPDHRDRTAEAIRRVLGEDEYVTLEADLRTKDGRRIPYEFNSARITDDDGTVLGFTGVGRDISERKARERELREEKAFTESILEAQPDIIYAYDTEERLIQWNDQFERVAGYDSAELTGMDPLQFIVPADRAHIDEAINRIFEEGERVTVEGRVLTREGERIPYEFNSARITDDDGTVLGFTGVGRDISERKARERELERLERLNGIVRTIDETVVAAETRDEIETAIVEAFADADAYRFAVIGRAEPATTGEGYSWTPVTWAGIDAAASEAVLSSFVDPPADASVASPLETRTVQRYQSLRESAVDEWAADARERGYRSVAVVPVTASDRSFGALVIGAAEPSAFTDREREVLQEFGGTIGHAINAMAVRRLLYLDTVVELEFESSDRGDVCIDLSADAGCDLSVDHVLPLTDEVFVYYLTVSGADPETIRDVAGDDPAVTELRLIDADGAESYWEVVVRGSTITELLGEYGARLHSKNVHEGVAELTVQVNPDVDLRELVGAITSAYPDTRLVSKQTVDRSVETRGDFRRTVESMMTEKQRLALEAAYHGGYFEWPTRNSDASEIADRLGIARQTFHQHLRVAQGKLLSAYFEASE from the coding sequence ATGAGCGACAACTCGTCGGATCGAATAGATTCGCCAAACGACGTGAATCGTCACGCAGAGAACTGTGAAGAAGCGATCGACTGTCTCGATATCGGTGAGCTGAGCGAACTCGTGGATACCTACGCCGGAACGGTGTTCGACCGGGACGGACGGATCACCGCATGGAACGACGGGGCGCGCGACCTCACGGGATACGACGCGGACGAGATCGTGGGATCGCACTACCGAACGTTCTTTCCGGCGGCCGCTCGCGACACCGATCGGCCGAGCCGGCTGCTCGAGCGAGCGCGATCGGAGGGGGCAGTCGAAACCGACGGTCGGCGCGTCAGGAGCGACGGCAGTCGGTTCTGGGTCCACGAACTGATCGCGCCGATCCGGGAGGGCGGCGCGATCGGGACGCCCGCCGATCGAGCCGACGAGTTGGCGGGCTACGTCTGGTTCGTCTACGACCGAACCGAGGATCGCGAACGCGAGCGGAAACTCCGGGAGGAGAAGGCCTTCGCCGAGAGCGTCTTCGATGCACAACCCGACGTCGTCTACGCCTTCGACGCCGACGAGAACTATCTCGAGTGGAACGATCGCGTGCCGGAAGTCACGGGATATACCGACGCGGAACTGGCCGAGATGGCCCCCCTCGAGTTCGTCGCCCCGGACCACCGGGATCGAACCGCCGAGGCGATCCGACGGGTCCTCGGCGAGGACGAGTACGTCACTCTCGAGGCGGACCTCCGCACGAAAGACGGGCGTCGAATTCCCTACGAGTTCAACAGCGCTCGGATCACCGACGACGACGGGACCGTGCTGGGGTTCACCGGCGTCGGCCGCGACATCAGCGAGCGAAAGGCCCGCGAGCGTGAGCTCCGAGAGGAGAAGGCGTTCACGGAGAGTATCCTCGAGGCGCAACCGGACATCATCTACGCGTACGATACCGAGGAGCGCCTGATCCAGTGGAACGACCAGTTCGAGCGCGTGGCCGGCTACGACTCGGCGGAACTCACCGGGATGGACCCGCTGCAGTTCATCGTGCCGGCGGACCGCGCTCACATCGACGAGGCGATCAATCGCATCTTCGAGGAGGGCGAGCGCGTGACGGTCGAGGGACGGGTGCTCACCAGAGAGGGGGAGCGCATCCCGTACGAGTTCAACAGCGCCCGGATCACCGACGACGACGGAACCGTGCTGGGGTTCACCGGCGTCGGCCGCGACATCAGCGAGCGAAAGGCCCGCGAGCGTGAACTCGAGCGCCTCGAGCGGCTCAACGGGATCGTTCGGACGATCGACGAGACGGTCGTCGCTGCCGAGACCCGCGACGAGATCGAGACCGCGATCGTCGAGGCGTTCGCGGACGCCGATGCCTATCGATTCGCGGTCATCGGGCGCGCCGAACCCGCCACCACGGGCGAGGGATACTCGTGGACTCCCGTGACGTGGGCCGGAATCGACGCAGCGGCGTCCGAGGCGGTGCTCTCGTCGTTCGTCGATCCGCCTGCCGACGCGTCCGTAGCGTCGCCGCTCGAGACGCGAACCGTCCAGCGGTACCAGTCACTCCGCGAGAGCGCCGTCGACGAGTGGGCGGCCGACGCCCGAGAGCGCGGGTACCGCTCGGTCGCGGTCGTCCCGGTCACCGCGAGCGACCGGTCGTTCGGCGCGCTCGTGATCGGTGCCGCCGAGCCGTCGGCGTTCACCGACCGCGAGCGGGAAGTGTTACAGGAGTTCGGCGGGACGATCGGACACGCGATCAACGCGATGGCGGTCCGGCGACTCCTCTATCTGGACACCGTCGTCGAACTCGAGTTCGAGTCGAGCGACCGCGGCGACGTCTGTATCGATCTCTCCGCGGACGCCGGCTGCGATCTGTCGGTCGACCACGTGCTGCCGCTGACCGACGAGGTGTTCGTCTACTACCTCACCGTCTCCGGCGCCGATCCGGAGACGATTCGCGACGTCGCCGGCGACGACCCGGCCGTCACCGAACTCCGGCTCATCGACGCCGACGGTGCGGAGAGTTACTGGGAAGTCGTCGTCCGCGGCTCGACGATCACCGAACTGCTCGGGGAGTACGGCGCGCGGTTGCACTCGAAAAACGTCCACGAAGGCGTCGCGGAGCTCACGGTGCAGGTGAATCCCGACGTGGACCTCCGCGAACTCGTCGGCGCGATCACGTCGGCCTACCCCGATACCCGCCTCGTCTCGAAGCAGACCGTCGATCGGTCGGTCGAGACGCGCGGCGACTTCCGGCGCACCGTCGAGTCGATGATGACCGAGAAACAGCGGCTGGCGCTCGAGGCAGCCTACCACGGCGGCTACTTCGAGTGGCCGACGCGAAACAGCGACGCGAGCGAGATCGCCGATCGACTCGGAATCGCCCGGCAGACCTTCCACCAGCATCTCCGCGTCGCACAGGGGAAGCTCCTGTCGGCGTACTTCGAAGCGAGCGAGTGA
- a CDS encoding D-aminoacyl-tRNA deacylase: MIAILESRADRASEHICDRLRERADWTERTDDVRPAADGGGTYYRTEGAELRSFDDLHIELERPADAFDGDPDLLVFASRHSGDTGALLTGHFTGNFGAAEFGGEPDALAEAAPDALARLLAAFDEYAPEGYEVGMEGTHHGPTDVGCPSLFAELGSGDEQWDDPAGADAVARAILDLRGVDPHRDRQVVGFGGNHYAPRFERIVRETGWAVGHVAPDWALEAMGHPTAHRAVLERAFEASEAEIALLDGEWPVLEETLTDLDCRIVSETWLREVDERPLELVDAVESALGTVDDGIRFGDRLAASVAVVELPAELVGTAQGIDPDRVRSIVEEHTVAFATENGGSRVGSRAAIPVADDDVVESETTERGIGSSESRTAIVEALADVLESKYETVRVDDDAVVAEETAFDPALARQIGVPEGPKFGTLADGDPVTVDGETVSPERVRTERTRRFPI, translated from the coding sequence GTGATCGCGATCCTCGAGAGCCGCGCCGACCGCGCCTCGGAGCACATCTGTGACCGCCTCCGCGAGCGCGCCGACTGGACGGAGCGAACCGACGACGTCCGTCCGGCCGCCGACGGCGGCGGGACGTACTACCGGACCGAGGGTGCCGAACTACGCTCGTTCGACGACCTCCACATCGAACTCGAGCGACCCGCCGACGCGTTCGACGGCGACCCCGACCTGCTCGTCTTCGCCTCGCGCCACTCCGGCGACACCGGGGCGCTCCTGACGGGCCACTTCACGGGCAACTTCGGCGCCGCCGAGTTCGGGGGCGAACCCGACGCGCTGGCCGAGGCCGCACCCGACGCCCTGGCCCGCCTGCTCGCGGCCTTCGACGAGTACGCGCCCGAGGGCTACGAGGTCGGCATGGAGGGGACCCACCACGGCCCGACCGACGTCGGCTGCCCGTCGCTGTTCGCCGAACTCGGCAGCGGGGACGAGCAGTGGGACGACCCCGCCGGGGCCGACGCCGTCGCCCGCGCCATCCTCGACCTTCGCGGCGTCGACCCCCACCGCGACAGACAGGTCGTCGGCTTCGGCGGCAACCACTACGCCCCCCGGTTCGAACGGATCGTCCGCGAGACCGGGTGGGCGGTCGGCCACGTCGCACCCGACTGGGCGCTCGAGGCGATGGGCCACCCGACGGCCCACCGCGCGGTTCTCGAGCGCGCGTTCGAGGCCAGCGAGGCGGAAATCGCGCTGCTCGACGGCGAGTGGCCGGTGCTCGAAGAGACGCTCACGGACCTCGACTGCCGGATCGTGAGCGAGACCTGGCTGCGCGAGGTCGACGAGCGGCCGCTCGAGCTGGTCGACGCGGTCGAGTCGGCCCTCGGAACCGTCGACGACGGGATTCGGTTCGGCGATCGGCTCGCGGCGTCGGTCGCCGTCGTCGAGTTGCCGGCCGAACTCGTGGGGACCGCCCAGGGGATCGATCCGGATCGGGTGCGGTCGATCGTCGAGGAACACACCGTGGCCTTCGCGACCGAAAACGGCGGCAGCAGGGTGGGTTCGCGGGCGGCGATTCCCGTCGCCGACGACGACGTGGTCGAGAGCGAGACGACCGAGCGCGGAATCGGCTCGAGTGAGTCGCGGACGGCGATCGTCGAGGCGCTGGCGGACGTGCTCGAATCGAAGTACGAGACGGTACGGGTCGACGACGACGCCGTCGTCGCCGAAGAGACGGCCTTCGACCCCGCGCTCGCACGACAGATCGGCGTTCCCGAGGGGCCGAAGTTCGGCACGCTCGCCGACGGCGACCCGGTCACCGTCGACGGGGAAACGGTCAGTCCCGAGAGGGTTCGGACCGAGCGGACGCGTCGGTTCCCGATCTGA